Below is a window of 'Nostoc azollae' 0708 DNA.
AAACAATCTAGACCTGTGTTATAGAACAGGTAACAACTTCATCAAGGGTGTACAAATGGCAATGAGTTCTAGAGGATAAAATATCCTTTGATAGTCGCTGCATTTTCCAGATTTACTATCTATTAAAGTAGTATGTTCTACATAGCCAGTGATACTTCCTTCTGTCTCCACTCCCACTACCTCAAAATCCTCTAACTGCATCCAATGAATAACTTCTAGTATATCTGCATCAGCCTGGATAGCCTTCAAAGGTTCAGCCACATATTCTATCGTGATACTATTTTCAAACAAGCTCCGTAAATCTTGAGAACGGGACTTTAGCTGTTTCATCTATCGCTAAAAATAAGACCTGAGCTTAGTATTTCATGAAAGTCCACATTTTGACTGTCTTCGATTAACCTTTTGGCAAGCGATTGAAACCCGTGTTAATAGTTTTACTCAAATACTACTGTCCTATTTTTGTAAACTAACACACGATTTTGTAAATGTAACCTTACTGCCCTAGCTAACACAACTCGCTCTAAATCTTTACCTTTTCTAATCAAATCATCAACCTCATCCCGGTGACTAACTCTCACCACATCCTGTTCAATAATTGGACCTGCATCTAAATCAGCCGTTGTATAATGTGCCGTTGCACCAATAATTTTTACACCTCTTTCAAAAGCCCGATGATAGGGATTAGCACCAATAAATGCAGGTAAAAACGAATGATGAATATTGATAATTCGCGGGAAGTCTTTAATAAAGTCGGCACTGACAATTTGCATATACTTAGCTAATACCACTAAATCAATTTTGTAGTCATGCAGTATTTCTAATTGCCTGATTTCCTGCTCTTGTTTATTATCTTTAGTAATAGGAATGTGAAGATATTGAATACCAAATTGTTCAGCAATTTCCTGTAATTGAGGGTGATTACTAATAATTAAAGGAATTTCCGCATTAAATTCTTTAGCCCTTTGTCGCCAAATCAAATCAAATAAACAATGGTCTTGATGACTTACCCAAATAGCTAAACGAGGAACAGTATCAGAAAAATGTAATTCCCATTGTGCACCCAAAGGTTGAGCGATCGCATTAAACGCTGTACCAATAAAATCTCTCGGTAAATTAAAACCCTCTAACAGCCATTCTATGCGAGTAAGAAAT
It encodes the following:
- the purU gene encoding formyltetrahydrofolate deformylase; its protein translation is MTKPTATLLISCPDQRGLVAKIANFIYSNGGNIIHADQHTDFEAGLFLTRIEWLLEGFNLPRDFIGTAFNAIAQPLGAQWELHFSDTVPRLAIWVSHQDHCLFDLIWRQRAKEFNAEIPLIISNHPQLQEIAEQFGIQYLHIPITKDNKQEQEIRQLEILHDYKIDLVVLAKYMQIVSADFIKDFPRIINIHHSFLPAFIGANPYHRAFERGVKIIGATAHYTTADLDAGPIIEQDVVRVSHRDEVDDLIRKGKDLERVVLARAVRLHLQNRVLVYKNRTVVFE